The window CGCCGAACGGCTGCGTGAGGACGAGTCGGCGAACATCTCGGGCGGCGCGGCCCTGCTGGCGGCCGCCCAGAAGAAGCTCGGCGAACCGCTGAGCGCGGATCCGGCCGACTGGTACGGCGCGGTGGCCCGCTACTCCGGCGCGGACGACAGCGCGACGGCGGCGGCCTACGCCGACGACGTGTACAACGTGATCCGCTCCGGTGAGCGGCGCACCACCGACTCGGGGCAGCGGATCGTCCTGGCCGCGCGGCCCGGTATCGCTCCCCGCAAGGCCCAGCTGACGCGGGCGGCCCTGCCCCCTGCATCGGCGGCGGGCACGGAGTGCCCGGCCTCGGTGGCCTGCGAGTGGGTTCCGGCGCCGTACGAGGAGTTCGGCGGGGACGACTACGGCAACCACGACCTGGGCGACCGGCCCAAGGCGCAGTCCATCCGGTACATCGTCATCCATGACACGGAGGGCAACTGGGACGGCGTCCTCAACCTGATCCAGGATCCCACCTATGTGTCCTGGAACTACACGCTGCGCTCCACCGACGGGCACATCGCCCAGCATGTGAAGGCCAAGGACGTCGCCTGGCACGCGGGCAACTGGTACATCAACGCCAAGTCGATCGGCCTGGAGCACGAGGGCTTCCTCGCCTCGCCGGACGCCTGGTACACGGAGGCGATGTACCGGTCCTCGGCGCGGCTGGTGAAGTACCTCGCGCGCAAGTACGACATCCCGCTGGACCGGCAGCACATCCTCGGCCACGACACCGTGCCGGGGACGACCACGCCGAACATCCCGGGCATGCACACCGACCCGGGCCCGTACTGGGACTGGCGGCACTACTTCAAGCTGCTCGGCCACCCGTTCCAGCCGTCCGCGGGCAAGAAGGGCGGCCTGGTGACCATCCGCCCCGACTACGCGGCCAACCGGCCCGAGTACACGGGCTGCGTCACCAGCGGCAAGCCGTGCGCGGCGCACGGCTCCAGCGAGGTGCGGCTGTACTCGCAGCCCGACACCTCCTCGCCGCTGATCAAGGACATCGGTC of the Streptomyces sp. NBC_01788 genome contains:
- a CDS encoding N-acetylmuramoyl-L-alanine amidase; translation: MRGSATTDPRSMPGRRSARTAAGAVASAALLLPLLGGTPSAGAATDDTGRLQRAFASASTEYHVPLSVLLGVSYLQSRWDGHGGAPSVTGGYGPMHLTDARTALASAPHHTEGSEDARGDDARAAVHPEAEVPSDSALPARLKTLPRAAGLTGIPAERLREDESANISGGAALLAAAQKKLGEPLSADPADWYGAVARYSGADDSATAAAYADDVYNVIRSGERRTTDSGQRIVLAARPGIAPRKAQLTRAALPPASAAGTECPASVACEWVPAPYEEFGGDDYGNHDLGDRPKAQSIRYIVIHDTEGNWDGVLNLIQDPTYVSWNYTLRSTDGHIAQHVKAKDVAWHAGNWYINAKSIGLEHEGFLASPDAWYTEAMYRSSARLVKYLARKYDIPLDRQHILGHDTVPGTTTPNIPGMHTDPGPYWDWRHYFKLLGHPFQPSAGKKGGLVTIRPDYAANRPEYTGCVTSGKPCAAHGSSEVRLYSQPDTSSPLIKDIGLRPDGGPSTTDVNDVASRVETGQQYAVADRQGDWTAIWYLGQKAWFQNPAKKPTAVNAAGTVVTPKAGLDSVPVYGRAYPEEGAYPAGVPVQAVSPLPYKLLAGQRYVVGDLLPGEYYYSATFTTDSHRVVVGKDMYYEVQFGHRVAFVRAADVQVARSSR